The following coding sequences are from one Betaproteobacteria bacterium window:
- a CDS encoding FIST C-terminal domain-containing protein, producing MAGFRPALVLCFAADAQDPAQLAAALRQAFPPPVALAGCTTAGEIGPDGYTNDSVVAIGFAAADFTAATVLIPGLSAFDLADCQRRVEDTLHRSTLQREALGFPNSLAFLLVDGLSLREEPVGRAVQLVLGDIPVVGGSAGDSLHFRQTQVFHDGSAQSDAAVLALISTDLPFRVVKTQHFQRTDERMVVTGARPAERVVTEINGFPAALEYARIVGVPVANLDPMAFAAYPVVVRIGGSEYVRSIQKVNPDHSLSFYCAIDEGIVLSRAQGLDALANLESALARVEEEIGEPEAVLACDCILRNLEFRQKGLTEVISAALRRHRVVGFSTFGELHKGIHVNQTFTGVAFGQPTQEARP from the coding sequence ATGGCGGGTTTCAGACCAGCGCTGGTCCTGTGCTTCGCCGCCGACGCCCAGGATCCGGCGCAACTCGCGGCCGCCCTGCGCCAGGCCTTTCCTCCGCCGGTGGCCTTGGCGGGCTGTACCACGGCGGGCGAGATCGGCCCCGATGGTTACACCAACGACAGTGTCGTCGCCATAGGCTTTGCCGCCGCCGATTTCACCGCCGCCACGGTCCTGATTCCCGGGCTCTCTGCTTTCGATCTGGCCGACTGCCAGCGGCGGGTGGAAGATACCCTGCACCGCAGCACCCTGCAGCGCGAAGCCCTCGGTTTTCCAAATTCCCTGGCCTTCCTGCTGGTGGACGGCCTTTCCCTGCGCGAGGAGCCGGTGGGCCGTGCGGTCCAGCTCGTCCTGGGCGACATTCCGGTCGTCGGCGGCTCAGCCGGGGATTCCCTGCACTTTCGCCAGACCCAGGTCTTTCACGACGGCAGCGCCCAAAGCGACGCGGCGGTACTCGCCCTCATCAGCACCGACCTGCCCTTCCGGGTGGTCAAGACGCAGCACTTCCAGCGTACCGACGAACGCATGGTGGTCACCGGCGCCCGCCCGGCGGAGCGGGTGGTGACGGAGATCAACGGGTTTCCCGCCGCCCTCGAGTACGCCCGCATCGTCGGCGTTCCGGTCGCCAACCTGGACCCCATGGCCTTCGCGGCCTACCCGGTGGTGGTGCGTATCGGCGGCAGCGAGTACGTGCGCTCGATCCAGAAGGTCAATCCCGACCACAGCCTGTCGTTCTACTGCGCCATCGACGAAGGCATCGTCCTTTCCCGCGCCCAGGGGCTCGACGCCCTGGCCAACCTGGAAAGCGCCCTCGCCCGGGTGGAGGAGGAGATCGGCGAGCCCGAGGCCGTCCTGGCCTGCGACTGCATCCTGCGTAATCTCGAATTTCGGCAGAAGGGCCTCACCGAAGTGATCTCGGCCGCCTTGCGTCGGCATCGCGTCGTCGGGTTCTCCACCTTCGGCGAATTGCACAAGGGAATTCACGTGAACCAGACCTTCACCGGGGTCGCCTTCGGGCAGCCCACACAGGAGGCCCGCCCATGA
- a CDS encoding circularly permuted type 2 ATP-grasp protein, whose amino-acid sequence MNFYNEMTDVGGTIRDHYVHYARWLEETPAERITRKRAEADLAFHRVGITFAVYGEEAGKERLIPFDIIPRIIPAAEWRALESGLRQRVKALNSFLHDIYHEREILKAGKIPAAQVLDNAQFRPEMQGVDVPGGIYAHIAGVDVVRAGAGEFYVLEDNLRVPSGVSYMLEDRKMMMRLFPELFARHKVAPVQHYPDMLLEKLRAVAPKGVSNPTVVVLTPGAFNSAYFEHTFLAQQMGVELVEGRDLFVAKDQVFMRTTQGAHKVDVIYRRIDDDFLDPLAFRPDSALGVPGILKAYQAGNVTLANAIGTGVADDKSIYPYVPDMIRFYLGEEPLLNNVPTYMCRKRDDLDYVLAHLPELVVKEVHGAGGYGMLVGPASPREQIEKFRQRLLARPEGYIAQPTLALSNCPTFVEEGIAPRHLDLRPFVLSGQDVDMVPGGLTRVALTAGSLVVNSSQGGGTKDTWILED is encoded by the coding sequence ATGAATTTCTATAACGAGATGACCGACGTCGGCGGCACCATCAGGGACCATTACGTCCATTACGCCCGCTGGCTTGAGGAGACGCCGGCGGAACGCATCACGCGCAAGCGGGCGGAAGCCGATCTGGCCTTTCACCGGGTGGGGATCACCTTTGCGGTCTATGGCGAGGAAGCCGGCAAGGAGCGTCTCATCCCCTTCGACATCATCCCGCGCATCATCCCCGCCGCCGAGTGGCGCGCCCTGGAGTCCGGCCTGCGCCAGCGGGTGAAGGCCTTGAACAGCTTCCTGCACGACATCTACCACGAGCGGGAAATCCTCAAGGCCGGCAAGATCCCCGCCGCCCAGGTCCTCGACAACGCCCAGTTCCGCCCCGAGATGCAGGGCGTCGACGTACCCGGCGGTATCTACGCCCACATCGCCGGGGTGGACGTGGTGCGCGCCGGAGCGGGCGAGTTCTACGTGCTGGAGGACAACCTCAGGGTGCCCTCCGGCGTCTCCTACATGCTGGAAGACCGCAAGATGATGATGCGGCTCTTCCCCGAACTCTTCGCCCGCCACAAGGTGGCGCCGGTGCAGCATTACCCCGACATGCTGCTGGAGAAACTTCGGGCCGTGGCCCCCAAGGGGGTGAGCAATCCCACCGTGGTCGTCCTGACGCCGGGAGCCTTCAACAGCGCCTATTTCGAGCACACTTTCCTGGCGCAGCAGATGGGGGTGGAACTGGTGGAGGGGCGCGATCTCTTCGTGGCCAAGGACCAGGTCTTCATGCGCACCACTCAGGGGGCCCACAAGGTCGACGTCATCTACCGCCGCATCGACGACGATTTTCTCGACCCCCTCGCCTTTCGGCCCGATTCCGCCCTGGGGGTGCCGGGCATCCTCAAGGCCTATCAGGCGGGCAATGTCACCCTGGCCAACGCCATCGGCACCGGGGTCGCCGACGACAAGTCCATCTACCCCTACGTGCCGGACATGATCCGCTTCTACCTCGGTGAGGAGCCCCTGCTCAACAACGTGCCCACCTATATGTGCCGCAAGCGGGACGACCTGGATTACGTCCTGGCCCATCTGCCTGAACTGGTGGTCAAGGAGGTCCATGGTGCCGGCGGCTACGGCATGCTGGTGGGGCCGGCGTCCCCTCGGGAGCAGATCGAAAAGTTCCGCCAGCGCCTGCTGGCCAGGCCCGAGGGCTACATCGCCCAGCCGACCCTGGCGCTCTCCAACTGCCCCACCTTCGTCGAGGAAGGCATTGCGCCGCGCCACCTGGATCTGCGGCCCTTCGTGCTCTCCGGCCAGGACGTCGACATGGTGCCGGGCGGGCTCACCCGGGTTGCCCTCACCGCGGGATCCCTGGTCGTGAACTCGTCCCAGGGCGGGGGCACCAAGGACACCTGGATTCTCGAGGACTGA
- a CDS encoding alpha-E domain-containing protein: MLSRTADHLFWMARYIERAENLARLLDVTWQMSLVPQSVEAANQSWNAIIALNSLEEAFAAQYPAVTGDNVLRFMVSDAANSASIHSCLRLARENAHAVRGTITSEMWETMNATWLEAREQSFERISAAGIGEFFEWVKMRSSLSRGVTIGTLLQDEAFHFIRLGTLLERADNTARILDVKYHVLRPLGHEEATDFYQWGALLRSVSAFENYRKVYRDVITPERVAELLILRSDLPRSLHFCLNGVVKNLELVANTHCGETLRQAGILHARLHYARVGDILDQGLHEWLTDFMDCIYEIGNGISRDFLVADSGGV; encoded by the coding sequence ATGCTGAGCCGTACCGCCGACCACCTGTTCTGGATGGCCCGCTACATCGAGCGGGCCGAGAATCTCGCCCGCCTCCTCGACGTCACCTGGCAGATGTCCCTGGTGCCTCAGTCCGTCGAGGCCGCCAACCAGAGCTGGAACGCCATCATCGCCCTCAACAGCCTGGAGGAGGCCTTCGCGGCCCAGTACCCGGCGGTGACGGGAGACAATGTCCTGCGCTTCATGGTGAGCGATGCCGCCAATTCGGCCTCCATCCACAGTTGCCTGCGCCTGGCCCGGGAAAACGCCCACGCGGTGCGCGGGACCATCACCTCGGAAATGTGGGAGACCATGAACGCCACTTGGCTGGAGGCCCGGGAGCAGAGTTTCGAAAGAATCAGCGCAGCCGGCATCGGCGAGTTCTTCGAATGGGTGAAGATGCGCTCTTCCCTCTCCCGCGGCGTCACCATCGGCACCCTGCTGCAGGACGAAGCCTTTCACTTCATCCGCCTGGGCACCCTGCTGGAGCGGGCCGACAACACTGCCCGCATCCTGGACGTGAAATACCACGTCCTGCGGCCCCTGGGCCACGAGGAAGCCACGGATTTCTACCAGTGGGGCGCCCTGCTGCGCTCGGTCTCCGCGTTCGAGAACTACCGCAAGGTCTACCGCGACGTCATCACCCCCGAGCGGGTGGCGGAACTGCTCATCCTGCGCAGCGACCTGCCCCGCTCCCTGCACTTCTGCCTCAACGGCGTGGTCAAGAACCTGGAACTGGTGGCCAACACTCACTGCGGCGAGACCCTGCGCCAGGCGGGCATCCTGCACGCCAGGCTGCACTACGCCCGGGTGGGGGACATCCTGGACCAGGGTCTGCACGAGTGGCTGACCGATTTCATGGACTGCATCTACGAAATCGGCAATGGCATCAGCCGCGACTTTCTGGTGGCCGACAGCGGCGGGGTCTGA
- a CDS encoding DUF2325 domain-containing protein: MLPLAVVEDLDVLEAGSLHVGMSGNYAGRVRKPWPQPEALAGRCILCVGGRSGSVDAYRQLVESRGGRFLHHDGGLEESVHRIDGVLAAADLVICQAGCISHNACWRVKEQCKRSGKRCIYVKTAGITSFARSVAEATAPVAADAD; this comes from the coding sequence ATGCTGCCGCTTGCGGTTGTAGAAGACCTCGATGTACTCGAAGCTGGCAGCCTTCATGTCGGCATGAGCGGAAATTATGCGGGCCGAGTGCGGAAGCCCTGGCCACAACCCGAGGCCCTGGCGGGGCGTTGCATCCTCTGCGTGGGCGGCCGCTCCGGCTCGGTGGACGCCTACCGGCAACTGGTGGAATCCCGCGGCGGCCGCTTCCTGCACCACGACGGCGGCCTGGAGGAGAGCGTGCACCGCATCGACGGGGTGCTGGCCGCCGCCGATCTGGTCATCTGCCAGGCCGGCTGCATCAGCCATAACGCCTGCTGGCGGGTGAAGGAACAGTGCAAACGCAGCGGCAAGCGCTGCATCTACGTCAAGACGGCGGGGATCACGTCCTTCGCCCGCTCGGTGGCCGAGGCCACCGCCCCTGTAGCAGCCGACGCGGATTGA
- a CDS encoding IS3 family transposase has translation MKAASFEYIEVFYNRKRQHSTLGCKSPTQFLERWISEQHQEKQAA, from the coding sequence ATGAAGGCTGCCAGCTTCGAGTACATCGAGGTCTTCTACAACCGCAAGCGGCAGCATTCGACACTCGGTTGTAAGTCGCCGACTCAGTTCCTCGAACGCTGGATCAGCGAGCAGCATCAAGAAAAACAGGCAGCATGA
- a CDS encoding OsmC family protein, with product MYSVDVSESPVITVSGQRHQVRYAVDGSLMNPLEAFYATLAGCAAVYAKKACKEIGQSPEGIHIECRPVAGQGGAVSLGRFKTEVHFPEHFSPEQRARVLESIAHCAVKEIVTSGCGVGFSVAEAA from the coding sequence ATGTACTCCGTCGATGTTTCCGAATCCCCCGTCATCACCGTCTCCGGCCAGAGGCATCAGGTCCGCTACGCCGTCGATGGCTCTCTCATGAACCCCCTGGAGGCTTTCTACGCCACCCTGGCGGGCTGCGCCGCGGTCTATGCCAAGAAGGCCTGCAAGGAAATCGGCCAGTCGCCGGAGGGCATCCACATCGAATGCCGCCCCGTCGCCGGACAAGGCGGCGCCGTGAGCCTGGGCCGCTTCAAGACCGAAGTGCATTTCCCCGAGCATTTCTCCCCGGAGCAGCGCGCCCGGGTGCTGGAATCCATCGCCCACTGCGCGGTGAAGGAAATCGTCACCTCGGGCTGCGGGGTGGGGTTCAGCGTGGCCGAAGCGGCGTGA
- a CDS encoding YeeE/YedE family protein has protein sequence MRLDLLASLGGQAFAGGLLIGLAVALLLLLSGRIAGVSGILGGVLLPAGRRDWLWRAAFVAGLLLSPVLVGALATPSAAVVETPLALLAVAGVLVGFGARLGSGCTSGHGICGVARLSPRSLAATATFMGTGFLTVLVLRHALGGQA, from the coding sequence ATGCGTCTTGATCTCCTTGCATCCCTCGGCGGCCAGGCCTTTGCCGGCGGCCTGCTCATCGGCCTGGCGGTCGCGCTCCTGCTGCTGCTCTCGGGCCGCATCGCCGGCGTCAGTGGCATCCTGGGCGGCGTCTTGCTGCCGGCCGGAAGACGGGACTGGTTGTGGCGGGCGGCCTTCGTCGCCGGCCTGCTCCTCTCTCCCGTCCTGGTCGGGGCTCTGGCGACTCCCTCCGCTGCCGTGGTCGAGACGCCCCTGGCCCTCCTGGCGGTGGCCGGCGTCCTGGTGGGCTTCGGTGCCCGCCTGGGGTCCGGGTGCACCAGCGGTCACGGCATCTGCGGCGTGGCGCGCCTGTCGCCGCGCTCCCTGGCGGCGACGGCGACCTTCATGGGGACCGGATTCCTCACCGTCCTGGTCCTGCGCCATGCCCTGGGGGGGCAGGCATGA
- a CDS encoding helix-turn-helix transcriptional regulator, whose translation MRRAAGEATALLGVLANENRLLLLCQLTQGERSVSELENLLDLHQPSLSQQLSVLRAQGLVSTRREGKRMFYAIADPRVQALLDTLYSLFCPQTGCADHAS comes from the coding sequence ATGCGCCGTGCCGCCGGGGAGGCCACTGCCCTCCTGGGGGTGCTGGCCAACGAGAACCGGCTGCTCCTCCTGTGCCAGCTCACCCAGGGCGAGCGCTCGGTGAGCGAACTGGAAAACCTCCTGGACCTGCACCAGCCCAGCCTCTCGCAGCAGCTTTCTGTCCTGCGCGCCCAGGGTCTGGTCAGCACCCGCCGGGAGGGGAAGCGCATGTTCTACGCCATCGCCGACCCCCGGGTGCAGGCGCTCCTCGATACCCTTTACAGTCTCTTCTGCCCCCAGACGGGCTGCGCCGACCATGCGTCTTGA
- a CDS encoding response regulator, with translation MPSPPPAQRVVKIRRDYNTWVADETLEDYALRFTPRSFRKWSEMRVANTAFGAASFLVLEAVGATLLVQAGFINAFWAILATGLIIFLLGLPVSIAAARHGLDMDLLTRGAGFGYIGSTVTSLIYASFTFIFFALEAAIMAYALELAFGIPPAWGYLLCALVVIPLVTHGVTAISRLQAWTQPLWLFLLVLPYVFVFLEEPTALAGLWHYGGEHGRGAVFDPGLFGAALTVGIALVTQMGEQVDYLRFMPEKTPASARRWWFGVVVGGPGWVVPGILKMLGGALLAWLVLRNGGPADKAVDPNQMYLIGFSHVFANTTLAIAATALFVVVSQLKINVTNAYAGSLAWSNFFSRLTHSHPGRVVWVVFNTLIALLLMELGVFQALGQVLGLYSNIAISWMAAVVADLVINKPLGLAPPGLEFKRSRLYDINPVGVGAMGVASLLAIAAFVGVLGPRLQPYAPFVALVAAFVLSPLIAWATGGRYYRVAPAPAAASGRRCVICEREYEAEDMAHCPAYAGPICSLCCSLDARCHDLCKPEAHLGAQWNALLRRLLPPAARPSLERGLGHYLLLMAGIVPVLALVLGVLYTHELLALPAGDAAVAERLRDGFVKVFAALLLLTGIIAWWMVLTQESRRVAQEESNRQTQLLMQEIESHQRTDAALQEAKRLADQANQAKSRYITAISHELRTPLNSILGYAQILAADVDVPPKRRQAVNVIRKSGDHLLSVIEGTLDIARIEGGKLALDVKAMDFPEFLHQIVAMFELQARNKGLSFAYEPAGELPAVLRADERRLRQILINVLGNAVKFTQRGGIRFAVETGREMATFTIRDSGPGIPAQDLERIFEPFTRGSTAQAGGSGVGLTIARMLVSLMGGEMQVASTPGEGTEFRIRLFLPRVHSAQAAKELPRLDRVGYGGPRRRILVVDNESDDRQLLRHVLEPLGFLVEEAASGYECLAVAPRCDPHLIFMDLGMPGIDGWETIRRLRQQRLSDAAVIVLSANAFDKHLDNDVGVRPEDFIVKPFKLAELLDCLGRRLELAWLTADAPVAPAPAAEAPPLVPPGEAELAALDELIDLGYLRGILDKLTAIAAADARHAEFARVLAELARQFDFDAMKELLRQTRAAPTP, from the coding sequence GTGCCCAGCCCGCCCCCCGCCCAGCGCGTGGTCAAAATCCGCCGCGACTACAATACCTGGGTCGCCGACGAGACCCTGGAAGACTACGCCCTGCGCTTCACCCCGCGGAGCTTCCGCAAGTGGTCGGAAATGCGGGTGGCCAACACGGCCTTCGGGGCGGCGTCTTTCCTGGTGCTGGAGGCGGTGGGGGCGACCCTGCTGGTCCAGGCGGGCTTCATCAACGCCTTCTGGGCCATCCTGGCCACCGGGCTGATCATCTTCCTGCTCGGCCTGCCGGTCAGCATCGCCGCCGCGCGCCACGGGCTGGACATGGACCTGCTCACCCGCGGCGCCGGCTTCGGCTACATCGGCTCCACCGTCACCTCCCTCATCTACGCCAGCTTCACCTTCATCTTCTTCGCCCTGGAAGCGGCCATCATGGCCTACGCCCTGGAGCTGGCCTTCGGCATTCCGCCGGCCTGGGGCTACCTACTGTGCGCCCTGGTGGTGATTCCCCTGGTCACCCACGGGGTCACGGCCATCAGCCGCCTGCAGGCCTGGACCCAGCCCCTGTGGCTCTTCCTGCTGGTGCTGCCCTACGTCTTCGTCTTTCTGGAAGAGCCGACGGCCCTGGCCGGGCTCTGGCACTACGGCGGCGAGCACGGCCGAGGCGCCGTCTTCGACCCGGGACTGTTCGGCGCGGCGCTGACGGTGGGCATCGCCCTCGTCACCCAGATGGGCGAGCAGGTGGATTACCTGCGCTTCATGCCCGAGAAGACGCCGGCTTCCGCCCGCCGCTGGTGGTTCGGCGTAGTGGTGGGCGGCCCCGGCTGGGTGGTGCCGGGCATCCTCAAGATGCTGGGCGGGGCGCTGCTGGCCTGGCTGGTGCTGCGCAACGGCGGCCCGGCGGACAAGGCGGTGGACCCCAACCAGATGTACCTGATCGGCTTCTCCCACGTCTTCGCCAACACCACCCTGGCCATCGCCGCCACCGCGCTGTTCGTCGTCGTGTCGCAATTGAAGATCAACGTCACCAACGCCTACGCCGGCTCGCTGGCCTGGTCCAACTTCTTCTCCCGCCTCACCCACAGCCACCCGGGGCGCGTGGTGTGGGTGGTGTTCAACACCCTCATCGCCCTGCTTCTGATGGAGTTGGGGGTGTTCCAGGCCCTCGGCCAGGTGCTGGGGCTCTATTCCAATATCGCCATTTCCTGGATGGCGGCGGTGGTGGCCGACCTGGTCATCAACAAGCCCCTGGGTCTGGCGCCCCCCGGCCTGGAATTCAAGCGCAGCCGGCTTTACGACATCAACCCGGTGGGGGTCGGCGCCATGGGGGTGGCGTCGCTGCTCGCCATCGCCGCCTTCGTCGGGGTTCTGGGGCCGCGGCTCCAGCCCTACGCCCCCTTCGTCGCCCTGGTGGCCGCCTTCGTCCTCTCGCCCCTCATCGCCTGGGCCACCGGCGGCCGCTACTACCGGGTGGCGCCCGCCCCCGCCGCCGCCAGCGGCCGGCGCTGCGTCATCTGCGAGCGGGAATACGAAGCCGAGGACATGGCCCACTGCCCCGCCTACGCGGGTCCCATCTGTTCCCTGTGCTGCTCCCTGGACGCCCGCTGCCACGACCTGTGCAAGCCCGAAGCCCACCTGGGCGCCCAGTGGAACGCCCTGCTGCGTCGCCTGCTGCCCCCCGCCGCCCGGCCCTCCCTGGAGCGCGGCCTGGGCCACTACCTGTTGCTCATGGCCGGCATCGTGCCGGTCCTCGCCCTGGTCCTGGGGGTGCTCTACACCCACGAACTCCTCGCCCTGCCGGCGGGGGACGCCGCCGTGGCGGAACGGCTGCGGGACGGCTTCGTCAAGGTCTTCGCCGCCCTCCTGCTGCTCACCGGCATCATCGCCTGGTGGATGGTGCTGACCCAGGAAAGCCGCCGCGTCGCCCAGGAGGAATCGAACCGCCAGACCCAGTTGCTGATGCAGGAAATCGAATCCCACCAGCGCACCGACGCCGCCCTGCAGGAAGCCAAGCGCCTGGCCGACCAGGCCAACCAGGCCAAGAGCCGCTACATCACCGCCATCAGCCACGAACTACGCACGCCCTTGAACAGCATCCTGGGCTACGCGCAAATCCTGGCGGCGGACGTCGACGTCCCGCCCAAGCGGCGCCAGGCGGTCAATGTCATCCGCAAATCCGGCGACCACCTGCTGTCGGTCATCGAAGGCACCCTGGACATCGCCCGCATCGAGGGGGGCAAGCTGGCCCTGGACGTGAAGGCCATGGATTTCCCCGAATTCCTGCACCAGATCGTCGCCATGTTCGAGCTGCAGGCCCGCAACAAGGGGCTTTCCTTCGCCTACGAGCCGGCCGGCGAACTGCCGGCGGTGCTGCGCGCCGACGAGCGACGCCTGCGCCAGATTCTCATCAACGTCCTGGGCAATGCGGTGAAATTCACCCAGCGGGGCGGCATCCGCTTCGCCGTCGAGACGGGGCGGGAGATGGCCACCTTCACCATCCGCGACAGCGGCCCCGGCATCCCGGCCCAGGACCTGGAGCGCATCTTCGAGCCCTTCACCCGCGGCAGCACGGCCCAGGCCGGGGGCAGCGGCGTCGGGCTGACCATCGCCCGCATGCTGGTTTCCCTCATGGGGGGCGAGATGCAGGTCGCCAGCACCCCCGGCGAAGGCACGGAATTCCGCATCCGCCTCTTTCTGCCCCGGGTCCATTCCGCCCAGGCGGCCAAGGAACTGCCCCGCCTGGACCGGGTCGGTTACGGCGGCCCCCGCCGCCGCATCCTGGTGGTGGATAACGAAAGCGACGACCGCCAGTTGCTGCGCCACGTCCTGGAGCCGCTCGGCTTCCTGGTCGAGGAGGCGGCCAGCGGATACGAATGCCTGGCCGTCGCCCCCCGCTGCGACCCCCACCTCATCTTCATGGACCTCGGCATGCCCGGCATCGACGGCTGGGAGACCATCCGCCGCCTGCGCCAGCAGCGCCTCTCCGACGCCGCCGTGATCGTCCTTTCGGCCAACGCCTTCGACAAGCACCTGGACAACGATGTGGGCGTGCGGCCGGAGGATTTCATCGTCAAACCCTTCAAACTCGCCGAACTGCTCGATTGCCTGGGGCGGCGCCTCGAACTGGCGTGGCTCACCGCCGACGCCCCCGTCGCCCCGGCCCCGGCCGCCGAAGCGCCGCCCCTGGTGCCGCCGGGGGAAGCGGAACTCGCCGCCCTGGATGAACTGATCGACCTGGGCTACCTGCGCGGCATTCTCGACAAGCTGACCGCCATCGCCGCCGCCGACGCCCGCCACGCCGAGTTCGCCCGGGTGCTGGCCGAACTTGCGCGACAATTCGACTTCGACGCCATGAAGGAACTCCTGCGCCAGACCCGCGCCGCCCCCACGCCATGA
- a CDS encoding response regulator transcription factor, giving the protein MTPTDRPLSDIVLIVDDVPENLSLLHDALDDAGYTVLVATHGEAALQRARQSLPDVILLDAVMPGLDGFEVARRLKADFATQHIPIVFMTGLSETEHVIAAFAAGGSDYVTKPIRPAEVLARIAAHMASARQMRQARSALDAFGQATVAVRAGDRRIVWQTPLARRLLTAYFGNPETVAPDELLAWIAAALKARGEGREPAQLLLAQDSRRLLASFHDQSGEEEWLVVLREENDGAAVETLIAAFRLTQREAEVLYWVVQGKTSKDIGDILGSSPRTVNKHLEHVFEKLGVETRTAAANLALGKLRGA; this is encoded by the coding sequence ATGACCCCGACCGATCGGCCCCTTTCCGACATCGTCCTCATCGTGGACGACGTGCCCGAGAACCTCTCCCTGCTCCACGACGCCCTGGACGACGCCGGCTACACCGTGCTCGTCGCCACCCACGGCGAGGCCGCCCTGCAACGGGCGCGCCAGAGCCTGCCCGACGTCATCCTGCTCGATGCCGTCATGCCCGGCCTGGACGGCTTCGAAGTGGCCCGGCGCCTCAAGGCCGACTTCGCGACGCAACACATCCCCATCGTCTTCATGACCGGGCTCTCCGAAACTGAGCACGTCATCGCCGCCTTCGCCGCCGGCGGCTCCGACTACGTCACCAAGCCCATCCGCCCGGCCGAGGTGCTGGCCCGCATCGCCGCCCACATGGCCAGCGCCCGCCAGATGCGCCAGGCCCGCAGCGCCCTGGACGCCTTCGGCCAGGCCACCGTCGCCGTGCGCGCCGGCGACCGCCGCATCGTCTGGCAGACGCCGCTGGCCCGACGCCTGCTCACCGCCTACTTCGGCAACCCGGAAACCGTCGCCCCCGACGAACTGCTGGCCTGGATCGCCGCCGCGCTCAAGGCCCGCGGCGAAGGCCGCGAACCGGCCCAGCTCCTCCTGGCCCAGGACAGCCGCCGCCTGCTGGCCAGCTTCCACGACCAGAGCGGCGAGGAGGAATGGCTGGTGGTGCTGCGGGAAGAAAACGACGGCGCCGCCGTGGAGACCCTCATCGCCGCCTTCCGCCTCACCCAGCGGGAGGCCGAAGTGCTCTACTGGGTCGTGCAGGGCAAGACCAGCAAGGACATCGGCGACATCCTCGGCAGCAGCCCCCGCACCGTGAACAAGCACCTGGAGCACGTCTTCGAGAAGCTGGGGGTGGAAACCCGCACGGCGGCCGCCAATCTCGCCCTGGGCAAGCTGCGGGGCGCATAG
- a CDS encoding phasin family protein: protein MTVTPEQLVAANKATVDSLLAVANTALASAERVAALNLSTSRAALDDAAAGARSVLTAKDPQAALAAQAALAQPAVDKAVAYSRSVYEITSQTQQELAKLVEAQFGDFQKSVAGLVDLAAKSAPAGSEGAVAAIQSAIAAANSAFGNMNALAKQFSDAAQANVTAATKKGR, encoded by the coding sequence ATGACCGTTACCCCCGAGCAGCTCGTCGCCGCCAACAAGGCCACCGTTGATTCCCTCCTGGCCGTTGCCAACACCGCCCTCGCTTCCGCCGAGCGCGTTGCCGCCCTCAACCTGAGCACCTCCCGCGCCGCCCTCGACGACGCCGCCGCCGGTGCCCGTTCCGTCCTGACCGCCAAGGATCCCCAGGCCGCTCTGGCTGCCCAGGCTGCCCTGGCCCAGCCCGCCGTGGATAAGGCCGTCGCCTACTCCCGTTCGGTCTACGAAATCACCAGCCAGACCCAACAGGAACTGGCCAAGCTGGTCGAAGCCCAGTTCGGTGACTTCCAGAAGTCCGTGGCCGGCCTGGTGGACCTCGCCGCCAAGTCCGCTCCCGCCGGTTCCGAAGGTGCCGTCGCCGCGATCCAGAGCGCCATCGCTGCCGCCAACTCCGCGTTCGGCAACATGAACGCCCTGGCCAAGCAATTCTCCGACGCCGCCCAGGCCAACGTGACCGCCGCGACCAAGAAGGGCCGCTAA